One genomic segment of Arachis duranensis cultivar V14167 chromosome 4, aradu.V14167.gnm2.J7QH, whole genome shotgun sequence includes these proteins:
- the LOC107484519 gene encoding G-box-binding factor 1-like — MLANGANAQNNAITQSSGKAAVSMAATNLNIGMDLWNASSAKADATKLRNNQPALGAVNPPTIMGREVALGEQWIQAECEELQRKVESLGNESQTLREELQIVLEECKKLTAENNSIKIMSSNNTFAVNSQQEELERLCGPEAVASLE; from the exons atgcttgctAATG GAGCCAATGCACAGAACAATGCCATAACTCAATCTTCTGGAAAGGCTGCTGTGTCAATGGCTGCAACTAATCTTAATATTGGAATGGACTTGTGGAATGCATCTTCTGCAAAGGCTGATGCTACGAAACTGAGAAACAATCAACCTGCCCTAGGAGCTGTCAACCCTCCTACTATAATGGGACGTGAAGTTGCACTTGGTGAACAGTGGATACAA GCTGAGTGCGAGGAGTTGCAAAGAAAGGTGGAGTCACTGGGAAACGAGAGCCAGACTCTGAGAGAAGAACTTCAGATAGTATTAGAAGAATGCAAGAAGCTTACTGCTGAAAATAATTCCATCAAG ATTATGTCCTCTAACAATACTTTTGCTGTCAACAGTCAACAGGAAGAGTTGGAAAGGTTATGTGGACCAGAAGCAGTTGCCAGCCTCGAATAA
- the LOC110280498 gene encoding uncharacterized protein LOC110280498, producing MDRTWIEKPRTTKEYMDGIIGFLDFAFARAAISDRICCPCPRCAFGKWHTRDTVQDHLLLKPFPRNYVIWNRHGEIQPVEPSSVEVQAPPSQENPLNTLLHDVFGHHGDEGIMGLNDAVIPDGDEDIADGRLHEGSFDDGSEFNEFLKDGNEKLHEGSKCTKLEFIIKLYHIKVLCRISDKAMTMILTLLRDTFDGIQLPSSFYKAKQVICKLGLEYTKIDACPNDCMLYLDDTPDNIQDTCKYCGISRWIPKKKKKKQAAKVLRYFPLKPRLKRLYMCSKTAEHMQWHNSAPARDGLLRHPRDGEAWKNFNAMHTLFAEEPRNVRLGLAIDGFNPFGALSSTNSVWPVFLIPYNLPPWMCMNHTSFILSMVIPGKKSPGNKIDVYLQPLINELKDLWIDGVETFDSSSGNTFRMHAALMWTISDFPGLGMLSGWNTHTGLACPTCNFDSFPCYLRHSSKWCFMGHRRFLGRNHRFRLNRVRFDGSTEERGPPKKLLGSDILEQQQDVETRDQQREESRSGGKRP from the coding sequence ATGGATAGAACTTGGATTGAAAAACCTCGAACAACAAAGGAATACATGGATGGCATAATTGGATTTCTTGATTTTGCTTTTGCGAGAGCGGCCATTTCGGATAGAATATGTTGTCCATGTCCACGATGTGCATTTGGAAAATGGCATACAAGAGACACAGTTCAGGATCACCTGCTCTTAAAGCCATTTCCCAGAAACTATGTGATCTGGAATCGTCATGGTGAGATACAACCTGTTGAGCCAAGTAGTGTAGAAGTGCAAGCGCCACCATCTCAAGAGAATCCGCTAAATACATTACTGCATGATGTATTCGGCCACCATGGGGATGAAGGTATAATGGGATTAAATGATGCAGTTATACCCGATGGAGATGAAGACATCGCAGATGGAAGATTACATGAGGGCTCCTTTGATGATGGTAGTGAGttcaatgaatttttaaaagacGGAAATGAAAAGTTGCACGAGGGCAGTAAATGCACAAAGTTGGagtttataatcaaattgtatCACATAAAGGTCTTGTGTAGAATAAGTGATAAGGCCATGACTATGATATTGACTTTGTTGAGAGATACTTTCGATGGAATACAACTGCCTTCTAGTTTTTATAAGGCCAAGCAAGTAATTTGCAAACTCGGCCTAGAATATACTAAGATTGATGCTTGCCCAAATGACTGTATGTTATATCTGGATGACACTCCAGATAACATACAAGATACATGCAAGTATTGCGGTATATCTAGATGGATccctaagaaaaaaaagaaaaagcaagctgCAAAAGTTTTGCGATACTTTCCACTGAAGCCAAGGTTGAAAAGGTTATATATGTGTAGCAAGACGGCTGAGCACATGCAATGGCATAATTCTGCACCTGCAAGAGATGGATTACTGAGACATCCAAGGGACGGTGAAGCATGGAAGAATTTTAATGCGATGCACACACTATTTGCCGAAGAGCCACGAAATGTTCGCCTAGGTCTTGCAATTGATGGTTTTAATCCCTTCGGAGCCTTGAGTTCTACTAATAGCGTTTGGCCTGTGTTCTTGATTCCATATAATCTTCCACCTTGGATGTGTATGAATCACACTTCTTTCATCTTATCAATGGTTATTCCAGGAAAGAAGTCCCCGGGAAATAAGATAGATGTGTACTTGCAGCCCCTTATAAATGAATTGAAAGATTTATGGATTGATGGTGTGGAGACATTTGACTCATCATCCGGAAACACATTTAGAATGCATGCAGCTCTTATGTGGACAATAAGTGATTTTCCTGGGTTAGGTATGCTATCTGGTTGGAACACACACACCGGTTTAGCTTGTCCCACTTGTAACTTTGATTCTTTTCCTTGTTATCTCCGTCATAGTTCTAAATGGTGCTTCATGGGTCATAGACGTTTTTTGGGAAGAAATCATAGATTTAGACTGAATCGTGTTCGTTTTGACGGAAGCACAGAGGAGCGTGGTCCACCTAAGAAGTTATTAGGTTCTGACATTCTTGAACAACAACAGGATGTTGAAACACGAGATCAGCAACGAGAAGAATCTCGTAGTGGTGGGAAAAGACCTTGA